From the Saccharobesus litoralis genome, one window contains:
- the tuf gene encoding elongation factor Tu: MAKEKFERTKPHVNVGTIGHVDHGKTTLTAAITTVLAKVHGGEAKDFASIDNAPEERERGITISTSHVEYDTPTRHYAHVDCPGHADYVKNMITGAAQMDGAILVVSAADGPMPQTREHILLSRQVGVPYIIVFMNKCDMVDDEELLELVEMEVRELLSEYDFPGDDLPLIQGSALKALEGEKEWEDKIVELGEALDSYIPEPEREIDKPFLMPVEDVFSISGRGTVVTGRVESGIIKVGEEIEIVGIRETQTTTCTGVEMFRKLLDEGRAGENIGALLRGTKRDDVERGQVLCKPGSITPHTKFESEVYVLSKDEGGRHTPFFKGYRPQFYFRTTDVTGAVELPEGVEMVMPGDNIKMVVELIAPIAMDEGLRFAIREGGRTVGAGVVAKIIE; the protein is encoded by the coding sequence GTGGCTAAAGAAAAATTTGAACGTACGAAACCGCACGTCAACGTTGGTACTATCGGACACGTTGACCACGGTAAAACTACATTAACAGCAGCAATCACAACTGTTCTTGCAAAAGTACACGGTGGTGAAGCTAAAGATTTCGCATCAATCGATAACGCTCCAGAAGAGCGTGAGCGTGGTATCACAATCTCAACTTCTCACGTTGAGTATGACACACCAACTCGTCACTATGCACACGTAGACTGTCCTGGTCACGCCGATTATGTTAAAAACATGATCACAGGTGCTGCACAGATGGACGGCGCTATCTTAGTAGTAAGTGCTGCAGATGGCCCTATGCCACAAACTCGTGAGCACATCCTATTATCACGTCAGGTAGGTGTACCTTACATCATCGTATTCATGAACAAATGTGACATGGTTGATGATGAAGAGTTATTAGAATTAGTAGAAATGGAAGTACGTGAATTACTTTCAGAGTATGACTTCCCAGGTGATGACTTACCACTAATCCAAGGTTCAGCGCTTAAAGCGTTAGAAGGCGAGAAAGAGTGGGAAGACAAAATTGTTGAATTAGGTGAAGCACTTGATTCATACATCCCAGAGCCAGAGCGTGAAATCGACAAGCCATTCCTAATGCCAGTTGAAGACGTATTCTCAATCTCAGGTCGTGGTACAGTAGTAACAGGTCGTGTTGAGTCTGGTATCATCAAAGTTGGTGAAGAAATCGAAATCGTAGGTATCCGTGAAACGCAAACTACGACTTGTACTGGTGTTGAGATGTTCCGTAAACTTCTTGACGAAGGGCGTGCAGGTGAGAACATTGGTGCATTATTACGTGGTACTAAGCGTGACGACGTAGAGCGTGGCCAAGTACTTTGTAAGCCTGGTTCAATCACACCACACACTAAGTTCGAGTCAGAAGTATACGTACTTTCTAAAGACGAAGGTGGCCGTCATACTCCATTCTTCAAAGGTTACCGTCCACAGTTCTACTTCCGTACAACTGACGTAACTGGTGCAGTAGAGTTACCAGAAGGCGTAGAAATGGTAATGCCTGGCGACAACATCAAAATGGTTGTTGAGCTAATTGCTCCAATCGCGATGGACGAAGGTTTACGTTTCGCTATCCGTGAAGGTGGCCGTACTGTTGGTGCTGGCGTTGTAGCTAAGATCATCGAATAA